A stretch of Catenulispora sp. MAP5-51 DNA encodes these proteins:
- a CDS encoding M16 family metallopeptidase: MTEVKSEPGTPEAEKAAAASFPWPIHEAVLDNGLRVVVSPDPTTPIAAVNLWYDVGSRHERAGKHGFAHLFEHLMFEGSAHVAKGEHFEWVTAAGGAAINATTSPDRTNYFQVMPSSQLELALWLEADRMGSLALTQETLDNQREVVKNERRQRYDNPPYGRWVEYALELTFPEGHPYHHTTIGSMEELQEAALEDFQDFNAVYYSPNNAVLTVAGDVDAEQVVQLAEKYFGGIQRHGDIPPAPDGTLPALKLGTTTRRVVPDDSVPRPMTFFMFRSPDARDEDYAAVEVLAAVLGRGRGARLYRKLITEKNLAQREESYTSTWNLAYGASVFFGLFSPRDGVEAAEVEREFTAVLDALADGSAPVSESELGRAKALLTSDWLRAVSELGGRADLLGQYATVDGDPKIVREYLGRLEAVTAEDVQRVAAQILPDDNRVVIEYVTSAASDDAEGSEDGADDAQEADA, from the coding sequence GTGACAGAGGTCAAGAGCGAACCGGGTACGCCAGAGGCCGAGAAGGCCGCCGCCGCATCATTCCCCTGGCCGATCCACGAAGCAGTGCTCGACAACGGACTGCGCGTCGTGGTCAGCCCCGATCCCACCACGCCGATCGCCGCCGTGAACCTCTGGTACGACGTGGGCTCGCGCCACGAGCGGGCCGGGAAGCACGGCTTCGCCCACCTGTTCGAACACCTGATGTTCGAGGGCTCGGCGCACGTGGCCAAGGGCGAGCACTTCGAGTGGGTGACGGCGGCCGGCGGCGCCGCGATCAACGCCACCACCAGCCCCGACCGCACGAACTATTTCCAGGTCATGCCCTCCTCCCAGCTGGAGCTGGCGCTGTGGCTGGAGGCCGACCGCATGGGCTCCCTGGCCCTGACCCAGGAGACCCTGGACAACCAGCGCGAGGTCGTGAAGAACGAGCGGCGCCAGCGCTACGACAACCCGCCGTACGGCCGCTGGGTCGAATACGCCCTCGAACTCACCTTCCCCGAGGGCCACCCGTACCACCACACCACCATCGGCTCGATGGAGGAGCTCCAGGAAGCCGCCCTGGAGGACTTCCAGGACTTCAACGCGGTCTACTACTCGCCGAACAACGCGGTGCTCACCGTCGCCGGCGACGTGGACGCCGAGCAGGTCGTACAGCTGGCGGAGAAGTACTTCGGCGGCATCCAGCGGCACGGCGACATCCCGCCGGCCCCGGACGGCACGCTGCCCGCGCTGAAGCTCGGCACGACCACGCGCCGCGTGGTGCCGGACGACTCGGTGCCGCGCCCGATGACGTTCTTCATGTTCCGCTCCCCCGACGCCCGCGACGAGGACTACGCCGCGGTCGAGGTGCTGGCCGCGGTGCTCGGCCGCGGCCGCGGCGCCCGCCTGTACCGCAAGCTGATCACCGAGAAGAACCTGGCGCAGCGCGAGGAGTCCTACACCTCGACGTGGAACCTGGCCTACGGCGCCTCGGTGTTCTTCGGCCTGTTCAGCCCGCGCGACGGCGTGGAGGCCGCCGAGGTGGAGCGCGAGTTCACCGCCGTGCTCGACGCGCTGGCCGACGGCTCCGCCCCGGTCTCCGAGTCCGAACTCGGCCGGGCCAAGGCCCTGCTGACCAGCGACTGGCTGCGCGCGGTCAGCGAGCTCGGCGGCCGCGCCGACCTGCTCGGCCAGTACGCCACGGTGGACGGCGACCCGAAGATCGTGCGCGAGTACCTGGGGCGGCTGGAGGCGGTCACCGCCGAGGACGTGCAGCGCGTCGCCGCGCAGATCCTTCCCGACGACAACCGCGTCGTCATCGAGTACGTGACGAGCGCTGCGTCCGACGACGCCGAGGGCAGCGAGGACGGCGCGGACGACGCCCAGGAGGCCGACGCATGA
- a CDS encoding M16 family metallopeptidase produces MSSNTLISDKPAGGAPRPYEFPAVTRTELPGGQIVAAHLPGQRMAYAGLLLEAGFVREPAGKEGVGKITADLLREGTELKTGDEFALALESLGASWSGSVDADVFRVGVQAPVDRIAAAVALLAEALRRPRLAENDFDRVRSDRVAKLTTAWAMPGTRANEALNRGLYLPESRYSKQDTGTVASVSTLTLDDVREYHEARLALGGTLLLAGDLSGVDAAALGEILLGQAAPAVTPPPETGARDLLDREIVVVDRPGAVQSVLAIAHHAPRRDTPDYTAIEAMATILGGTFNSRLNHQLREVKGYTYGARGGFDLNRESGVFSASASVHTEVTAEAAVDALAEIERIKSGGVTDDELASTKAYRTGSLPIALQTPGSVGGALAQIVEFGLPDDYYTKKYTEYTQLTKDEVDAAAAKRLFPENAVVVIEGDAEKILPGLTEAGIGTVRVDDEGQA; encoded by the coding sequence ATGAGCAGCAACACCCTGATCTCCGACAAGCCGGCCGGCGGGGCGCCGCGGCCCTACGAGTTCCCGGCCGTCACCCGCACCGAGCTGCCCGGCGGCCAGATCGTCGCCGCACACCTGCCCGGCCAGCGCATGGCCTACGCCGGCCTGCTGCTGGAGGCCGGATTCGTCCGGGAGCCCGCGGGCAAGGAGGGCGTCGGCAAGATCACGGCGGACCTGCTGCGCGAGGGCACCGAGCTCAAGACCGGCGACGAGTTCGCGCTCGCCCTGGAGTCCCTGGGCGCCTCCTGGTCCGGCTCGGTCGACGCCGACGTGTTCCGGGTCGGCGTGCAGGCGCCGGTGGACCGGATCGCCGCCGCGGTCGCGCTGCTGGCCGAGGCCCTGCGCCGCCCGCGCCTGGCCGAGAACGACTTCGACCGGGTGCGCAGCGACCGCGTCGCCAAGCTGACCACGGCCTGGGCGATGCCCGGGACGCGCGCCAACGAGGCCCTGAACCGCGGGCTGTACCTGCCGGAGAGCCGCTACAGCAAGCAGGACACCGGAACCGTCGCCTCCGTCAGCACCCTGACGCTGGACGACGTGCGCGAGTACCACGAGGCGCGGCTGGCGCTCGGCGGCACACTGCTGCTGGCCGGGGACCTGTCCGGGGTGGACGCGGCCGCGCTCGGCGAGATCCTGCTCGGCCAGGCCGCCCCCGCGGTCACGCCGCCGCCCGAGACCGGCGCCCGCGACCTGCTGGACCGCGAGATCGTGGTGGTGGACCGGCCCGGCGCCGTGCAGTCGGTCCTGGCGATCGCGCACCACGCGCCGCGCCGGGACACCCCGGACTACACCGCGATCGAGGCCATGGCCACGATCCTGGGCGGGACCTTCAACTCGCGGCTGAACCACCAGCTGCGCGAGGTGAAGGGCTACACCTACGGGGCGCGCGGCGGCTTCGACCTGAACCGCGAGAGCGGTGTGTTCTCCGCGTCCGCCTCGGTGCACACCGAGGTGACCGCCGAGGCCGCGGTGGACGCGCTGGCCGAGATCGAGCGCATCAAGAGCGGCGGCGTCACCGACGACGAGCTCGCCTCGACCAAGGCCTACCGGACCGGCTCGCTGCCGATCGCGCTGCAGACGCCGGGCTCGGTGGGCGGCGCGCTGGCGCAGATCGTGGAGTTCGGCCTGCCGGACGACTACTACACAAAGAAGTACACGGAGTACACCCAACTGACCAAAGACGAGGTGGATGCCGCCGCGGCAAAACGGTTGTTCCCGGAGAACGCGGTTGTCGTCATCGAGGGCGACGCCGAGAAGATCCTCCCGGGACTCACCGAGGCCGGGATCGGCACCGTCCGCGTGGACGACGAGGGACAAGCCTGA
- a CDS encoding putative Ig domain-containing protein: protein MHRVPLRAAAGLAAAAITLFATAANGAATTTSSSGATSPGTTTQNPYDPSYGHPYRHGAIPTIQQNQKAKAWASTHASPQATTGPETLSYGGGIDGIGVNDGGKSKVYLIFYGSQWGTQSTDANGNAKFSGDPDGGASVAQQMFKGIGTNNELWSADLTQWCDGAGVSSGATSCPTNLPASQYINYQSGGVLAGVWEDNAGASPSAATGHQLGQEAVNAAAHFGNTTAAANRNAYYVILSPTGTNPDSYQGQYCAWHDYNGDSTLTGGAVTSPYGDIAFSNQPYNMDSGAGCGVGFVNSPGTLDGYTITMGHEWHEMMSDQNPAGGWTNNTGSSYNGQENSDECAWLSPGTAGGAANISFGSFGTYPEQASWSNDTNACAISHAIINHGTTETVTVTSPGNQTSTQGTAIGTVQISGSDSAGKSLTYSATGLPAGLSISSSGAITGTPTGTGTSSVTVTASSGTATGTTSFSWTVNPQGGTETVTVNNPGNQTSTQGTAISTLQISGSDSAGKSLTYSASGLPAGLSISSSGAITGTPTGTGTSSVTVTASSGTASGSTTFSWTVNPSGGGGCTATQLLGNPGFETGSASPWTATAGVIDNSSSEPAHSGSWKAWLDGYGTTHTDTLAQSVSIPATCKTATFSFWLHIDTAETTTSTAYDKLSVQVLNSSGTVLGTLATYSNLNHNTGYTQHSFSLASYIGQTISLKFTGTEDSSLQTSFVIDDNALNVN, encoded by the coding sequence GTGCATCGGGTCCCACTCAGAGCGGCGGCGGGCCTTGCCGCAGCGGCGATCACGCTGTTCGCCACCGCCGCGAACGGAGCGGCGACGACGACGTCGTCCTCCGGCGCCACCTCGCCCGGCACCACCACGCAGAACCCGTATGACCCCTCGTACGGCCACCCCTACCGGCACGGGGCCATTCCCACCATCCAGCAGAACCAGAAGGCGAAGGCCTGGGCCAGCACCCACGCCTCGCCGCAGGCGACCACCGGTCCGGAGACGCTGTCCTACGGCGGCGGCATCGACGGCATCGGCGTCAACGACGGCGGCAAGTCCAAGGTCTACCTCATCTTCTACGGCAGCCAGTGGGGAACCCAGTCCACCGACGCCAACGGCAACGCCAAGTTCTCCGGCGACCCGGACGGCGGCGCCTCGGTCGCCCAGCAGATGTTCAAGGGCATCGGCACCAACAACGAGCTGTGGTCCGCGGACCTCACTCAGTGGTGTGACGGCGCGGGCGTGTCCAGCGGCGCGACGTCCTGCCCGACCAACCTGCCGGCCTCGCAGTACATCAACTACCAGTCCGGCGGCGTGCTCGCCGGCGTCTGGGAGGACAACGCCGGCGCCTCCCCCTCCGCCGCGACCGGCCACCAGCTGGGCCAGGAAGCGGTCAACGCCGCCGCCCACTTCGGCAACACCACCGCCGCGGCCAACCGCAACGCCTACTACGTGATCCTGTCCCCGACCGGCACCAACCCGGACAGCTACCAGGGACAGTACTGCGCGTGGCACGACTACAACGGTGACTCCACGCTCACCGGCGGCGCCGTGACCTCGCCCTACGGCGACATCGCGTTCTCCAACCAGCCGTACAACATGGACTCCGGCGCCGGCTGCGGCGTGGGCTTCGTGAACTCCCCCGGCACCCTGGACGGCTACACCATCACCATGGGCCACGAGTGGCACGAGATGATGTCCGACCAGAACCCGGCCGGCGGCTGGACCAACAACACCGGCTCGTCCTACAACGGCCAGGAGAACTCCGACGAGTGCGCGTGGCTGTCCCCCGGGACCGCCGGCGGCGCCGCGAACATCTCCTTCGGCTCGTTCGGCACCTACCCCGAGCAGGCCTCGTGGTCGAACGACACCAACGCGTGCGCCATCTCGCACGCGATCATCAACCACGGCACCACCGAGACCGTCACGGTCACCAGCCCCGGTAACCAGACCTCGACGCAGGGCACCGCGATCGGCACCGTGCAGATCTCGGGCTCGGACTCCGCGGGCAAGTCGCTGACCTACTCGGCCACCGGTCTGCCGGCCGGCCTGTCGATCAGCAGCTCGGGCGCCATCACCGGCACCCCGACCGGCACCGGCACCTCCAGCGTCACCGTCACCGCGAGCTCCGGCACCGCGACCGGGACCACGTCGTTCAGCTGGACCGTGAACCCGCAGGGCGGCACCGAGACGGTCACCGTCAACAACCCCGGCAACCAGACCTCGACGCAGGGCACCGCGATCAGCACCCTGCAGATCTCCGGTTCGGACTCCGCGGGCAAGTCGCTGACCTACTCCGCCTCCGGCCTGCCGGCCGGCCTGTCGATCAGCTCCTCCGGCGCCATCACCGGCACGCCGACCGGTACGGGTACCTCCAGCGTGACCGTCACCGCGTCCTCGGGCACCGCCTCGGGCTCGACGACCTTCTCCTGGACCGTCAACCCCTCCGGTGGCGGCGGATGCACCGCGACCCAGCTGCTGGGCAACCCCGGCTTCGAGACCGGTAGCGCCTCCCCGTGGACCGCCACCGCCGGCGTGATCGACAACAGCTCCTCCGAGCCGGCCCACAGCGGCTCCTGGAAGGCCTGGCTCGACGGCTACGGCACCACCCACACCGACACCCTGGCGCAGTCGGTGAGCATCCCCGCCACCTGCAAGACGGCGACCTTCTCCTTCTGGCTGCACATCGACACCGCCGAGACCACGACCAGCACCGCCTACGACAAGCTGTCGGTGCAGGTCCTGAACTCCTCCGGCACCGTCCTGGGCACCCTGGCCACCTACTCCAACCTCAACCACAACACCGGCTACACCCAGCACTCCTTCAGCCTGGCCAGCTACATCGGCCAGACCATCTCGCTGAAGTTCACCGGCACCGAGGACTCCTCGCTGCAGACGTCGTTCGTCATCGACGACAACGCTCTGAACGTGAACTGA
- a CDS encoding TIGR03560 family F420-dependent LLM class oxidoreductase, protein MTRHPLRIGAKLVPQGTTIAALRAFWRLADESGFDHLWVYDHLAGVGNAATVAEPDPAVDLFDGWSLLAAMASETRNARIGCMVTANSLRHPAVLAKIATTVDHLSGGRLEFGIGTGWAEYEHRMLGIELGGGRERIEKLGEALRIIKALWSPERFTDFAGEHYTLDKAVHSPKPLQSPHPPIWLGGTGEKRMLKLVAEQADVWNTVNHDGVDEAARLSGVLDRWCAEVGRDSGEIRRSVQLRPDPRRVVDDVAPWLDAGFTEIVLFFSPEQPLADLEQVAKRLPEIRTLI, encoded by the coding sequence GTGACGCGACATCCGTTACGGATCGGCGCGAAGCTGGTCCCGCAGGGCACCACCATCGCCGCGCTGCGCGCCTTCTGGCGGCTGGCCGACGAATCAGGGTTCGACCACCTGTGGGTCTACGACCACCTGGCCGGGGTCGGCAACGCCGCGACGGTGGCCGAGCCGGACCCGGCGGTCGACCTGTTCGACGGCTGGTCGCTGCTGGCCGCGATGGCCTCCGAGACCCGGAACGCCCGCATCGGCTGCATGGTCACGGCGAACTCGCTGCGCCACCCGGCGGTGCTGGCCAAGATCGCGACGACCGTGGACCACCTGTCCGGCGGCCGGCTGGAGTTCGGCATCGGTACAGGCTGGGCCGAGTACGAGCACCGGATGCTCGGCATCGAGCTGGGCGGCGGCCGGGAGCGCATCGAGAAGCTGGGTGAGGCGCTGCGGATCATCAAGGCCCTGTGGTCCCCGGAGCGCTTCACCGACTTCGCCGGCGAGCACTACACGCTCGACAAGGCCGTCCACTCGCCCAAACCGCTCCAGAGCCCGCACCCGCCGATCTGGCTCGGCGGCACCGGCGAGAAGCGGATGCTGAAGCTGGTCGCAGAACAGGCGGATGTCTGGAACACCGTCAACCACGACGGCGTCGACGAGGCCGCGCGGTTGTCGGGGGTGCTGGACCGCTGGTGTGCCGAGGTCGGCCGGGACTCGGGGGAGATCCGGCGCTCGGTGCAGCTGCGGCCGGATCCGCGCCGGGTGGTGGACGACGTCGCGCCGTGGCTGGACGCCGGCTTCACCGAGATCGTGCTGTTCTTCTCACCGGAGCAGCCGCTCGCCGACCTGGAACAGGTCGCCAAGCGGCTGCCGGAGATCCGTACCCTTATTTAG
- the ilvD gene encoding dihydroxy-acid dehydratase: MPALRSRTSTHGRNMAGARALWRATGMGDDDFGKPIVAVANSFTQFVPGHVHLRNVGEIVADAVKDAGGVAKEFNTIAVDDGIAMGHAGMLYSLPSRELIADAVEYMVNAHCADALVCISNCDKITPGMLMAALRLNVPTVFVSGGPMEAGKTTAIEGVVHSKIDLIDAMIASANDSVTDEQLDGIERSACPTCGSCSGMFTANSMNCLVEALGLGLPGNGSVLATHEARRQLFERAGSTVVELARRYYEGDDESVLPRAIATPAAFGNAMALDVAMGGSTNTVLHLLAAAQEAGVGFGLKDIDHVSRRVPCVSKVAPSSQFHMEDVHRAGGIPAILGELNRGGLLDREVHSVHAPTLQVWLDEWDVRGGKASEAAIELYHAAPGGVRTVEPFSTANRWASLDTDAENGCIRDLAHAYTKDGGLAVLWGNLATDGAIVKTAGVDEKIWEFAGPARVFESQDDAVEAILAKKIVGGDVIVIRYEGPKGGPGMQEMLYPTAFLKGTGLGAKCALVTDGRFSGGTSGLSIGHISPEAAGGGVIALVEEGDTVKIDIATRSLHLDVDPEVLEERRAKLLADLGGYRPRERDRQVSVALRAYAALASSAATGGVRDLGQIGK; this comes from the coding sequence ATGCCAGCCCTGCGGTCGCGCACCAGCACCCACGGACGCAACATGGCGGGGGCGCGCGCGCTTTGGCGGGCCACCGGCATGGGGGACGACGACTTCGGCAAACCGATCGTCGCGGTCGCCAACTCCTTCACCCAGTTCGTCCCGGGCCACGTCCACCTGCGCAACGTCGGCGAGATCGTCGCCGACGCGGTCAAGGACGCCGGCGGCGTGGCCAAGGAGTTCAACACCATCGCCGTGGACGACGGCATCGCCATGGGCCACGCCGGCATGCTCTACTCGCTGCCCAGCCGCGAGCTGATCGCCGACGCGGTGGAGTACATGGTGAACGCGCACTGCGCCGACGCGCTCGTGTGCATCTCCAACTGCGACAAGATCACGCCCGGCATGCTGATGGCCGCGCTGCGCCTGAACGTCCCGACCGTGTTCGTCTCCGGCGGCCCGATGGAGGCCGGCAAGACCACGGCCATCGAGGGCGTGGTGCACTCCAAGATCGACCTGATCGACGCGATGATCGCCTCGGCCAACGACTCCGTCACCGACGAGCAGCTCGACGGCATCGAGCGCTCCGCCTGCCCCACGTGCGGCTCCTGTTCGGGCATGTTCACCGCCAACTCGATGAACTGCCTGGTGGAAGCGTTGGGGCTGGGTCTGCCCGGCAACGGCTCGGTGCTGGCCACCCACGAGGCCCGGCGCCAGCTGTTCGAGCGGGCCGGCAGCACGGTCGTGGAGTTGGCCCGGCGCTACTACGAGGGCGACGACGAGTCCGTCCTGCCGCGCGCCATCGCCACCCCGGCCGCGTTCGGCAACGCCATGGCCCTGGACGTGGCCATGGGCGGCTCCACCAACACCGTGCTGCACCTGCTGGCGGCGGCGCAGGAGGCCGGCGTCGGCTTCGGGCTCAAGGACATCGACCACGTCTCGCGCCGCGTGCCGTGCGTGTCCAAGGTCGCGCCGAGCAGCCAGTTCCACATGGAGGACGTGCACCGCGCCGGCGGCATCCCGGCGATCCTCGGCGAGCTGAACCGCGGCGGGCTGCTGGACCGCGAGGTGCACTCGGTGCACGCCCCGACCCTGCAGGTCTGGCTGGACGAGTGGGACGTGCGCGGCGGCAAGGCCTCCGAGGCCGCGATCGAGCTGTACCACGCGGCTCCCGGCGGGGTCCGCACCGTCGAGCCGTTCTCGACCGCGAACCGCTGGGCCAGCCTGGACACCGACGCCGAGAACGGCTGCATCCGCGACCTGGCCCACGCCTACACCAAGGACGGCGGCCTGGCGGTGCTCTGGGGCAACCTGGCGACCGACGGCGCGATCGTGAAGACCGCCGGCGTGGACGAGAAGATCTGGGAGTTCGCCGGTCCCGCGCGGGTCTTCGAGTCGCAGGACGACGCCGTCGAGGCGATCCTGGCGAAGAAGATCGTCGGCGGCGACGTCATCGTGATCCGCTACGAGGGTCCCAAGGGCGGCCCCGGCATGCAGGAGATGCTGTACCCGACGGCGTTCCTGAAGGGCACGGGCCTGGGCGCCAAGTGCGCGCTGGTCACCGACGGCCGCTTCTCCGGCGGCACCTCGGGCCTGTCCATCGGCCACATCTCCCCGGAGGCCGCCGGCGGCGGCGTCATCGCGCTGGTCGAGGAGGGCGACACGGTCAAGATCGACATCGCCACCCGCAGCCTGCACCTGGACGTCGACCCCGAGGTGCTGGAGGAGCGCCGCGCCAAGCTGCTCGCCGACCTCGGCGGCTACCGGCCGCGCGAGCGCGACCGCCAGGTCTCGGTGGCCCTGCGCGCCTACGCGGCGCTGGCCTCCAGCGCGGCCACCGGCGGCGTGCGGGACCTCGGCCAAATCGGTAAATAG
- a CDS encoding serine hydrolase domain-containing protein — MTENAPNRIDAPNRMDAPNRLDSPNRIHALNRIAELVRDRPGQAQLHVLHHGAPILDLSVRCRPDTPFLLWSTGKPFTAMAVHQLAERGRLDLDAPIAEHWPEYGRAGKESATPRHALTHSTGAPLSTRHVVGDALIMHDWDRSVRAAAAATAKREPGRSSAYHILSQGFILGELLQRVTGIPLAEYLSTRILAPAGLHDTSLGLPPARWESRADLQSATAPRTPFPDRLKVARFAQKTVRTAAIPAATVHSTARDVARFFQLLLNGGTLDGVTVFKPETVRSARNPARFPTTGGGTHRDPIIGHAVRWAHGFQLGWGEQPIQTAKPFGVTAGEEVFGHNGSNYCNAWADPDHGLVFAYLSGYMAPRGPALAWQTELSDLVRTAVSGDGELTAAGAAEPGSSS, encoded by the coding sequence ATGACCGAGAACGCCCCGAACCGCATCGATGCCCCGAACCGCATGGACGCCCCGAACCGCCTCGACTCCCCGAACCGCATCCACGCCCTGAACCGCATCGCCGAGCTGGTCCGCGACCGCCCCGGCCAGGCGCAGCTGCACGTCCTGCACCACGGCGCCCCGATCCTCGACCTGAGCGTCCGCTGCCGGCCCGACACCCCGTTCCTGTTGTGGTCCACGGGAAAGCCGTTCACCGCGATGGCCGTCCACCAGCTCGCCGAACGCGGCCGGCTCGACCTGGACGCCCCGATCGCAGAGCACTGGCCCGAGTACGGCCGCGCCGGCAAGGAATCCGCGACGCCGCGCCACGCGCTCACCCACTCCACCGGCGCGCCGCTGTCCACCCGGCACGTCGTCGGCGACGCGCTGATCATGCACGACTGGGACCGCTCGGTGCGCGCGGCCGCCGCGGCCACGGCGAAACGGGAGCCGGGCCGGTCCTCGGCGTACCACATCCTCAGCCAGGGCTTCATCCTCGGCGAACTCCTCCAGCGGGTCACCGGCATCCCGCTCGCCGAGTATCTGAGCACGCGGATCCTCGCCCCGGCCGGGCTGCACGACACCTCGCTCGGCCTGCCGCCCGCGCGCTGGGAATCGCGAGCCGACCTGCAGTCCGCGACAGCGCCCAGAACCCCCTTCCCCGACCGCCTGAAAGTGGCCCGCTTCGCCCAGAAAACCGTGCGCACCGCGGCGATCCCGGCCGCGACGGTCCACTCCACAGCGCGCGACGTGGCCCGGTTCTTCCAGCTCCTGCTGAACGGCGGCACCCTCGACGGAGTCACCGTGTTCAAGCCGGAAACCGTGCGCTCGGCACGGAATCCCGCGCGCTTCCCCACCACCGGCGGCGGCACCCACCGCGACCCGATCATCGGCCACGCCGTCCGCTGGGCCCACGGCTTCCAACTCGGCTGGGGCGAGCAGCCGATCCAGACCGCGAAGCCCTTCGGGGTCACCGCCGGCGAGGAGGTCTTCGGCCACAACGGCAGCAACTACTGCAACGCCTGGGCCGACCCCGATCACGGGCTCGTCTTCGCGTACCTGTCCGGCTACATGGCCCCGCGCGGCCCGGCGCTCGCCTGGCAGACCGAGCTCAGCGATCTGGTGCGCACGGCCGTCAGCGGGGACGGGGAGCTCACGGCAGCCGGCGCTGCCGAGCCTGGTTCTTCTTCCTGA
- a CDS encoding MFS transporter: MSTAADGPDVDDRPEAHSSIPGIAGLSEQRKNRALAVCLLVGFMTLLDVSIVNVALPSMQKGLSATPADLSWVVSGYALTFGLILVPSGVFGDMVGRRTAFLVGLAAFTVASGLCGIAPGAAFLVVARLAQGLASGILGPQISGLIQEMFSGAARARAFGYFGAIVGLATAIGPLVGGLLIAAGGEEHGWRWVFFLNLPIGVVAFILALRLIPGCVGCGRDLAKGRIDWVGVLLLGGSVVAIMLPLVQEQQWTGRGKWWLVVLGVLLIIAFAQWERRVAASGHMPLVPPALVRIRSYTRGSVLGLLYFAGFTTIFFIFTLFVQNGLHYSALEAGLATTPFAIGSAVSATLGGRLVGKHGRPLVILGIVLVALGTAAAILVVHWVDGRAAGVATAGPLLVAGVGSGLVIAPNLALSLSEVPVSRAGTAGGVMQTAQRLGSALGIASVGAVFFSRVSQGKGFANAFQAGAVVAICFELAALVVGIADWRSRKAEQGTPEAPSRPPATEG, translated from the coding sequence GTGAGCACCGCTGCGGACGGCCCCGACGTCGACGACCGCCCCGAGGCGCACTCGAGTATCCCGGGCATCGCCGGGCTCTCCGAGCAGCGCAAGAATCGCGCGCTGGCGGTGTGCCTGCTCGTCGGGTTCATGACGCTGCTGGACGTCTCCATCGTCAACGTCGCGCTTCCCTCGATGCAGAAGGGCTTGTCGGCCACGCCCGCCGACCTGTCGTGGGTGGTGTCCGGCTATGCCCTGACCTTCGGGCTGATCCTGGTGCCCTCGGGGGTCTTCGGGGACATGGTCGGGCGGCGGACGGCGTTCCTGGTCGGGTTGGCCGCGTTCACCGTGGCGTCCGGCTTGTGCGGGATCGCGCCGGGGGCGGCGTTCCTGGTGGTGGCGAGGCTGGCGCAGGGGCTGGCTTCGGGGATCCTGGGGCCGCAGATCTCCGGGCTGATCCAGGAGATGTTCAGCGGGGCGGCGCGGGCGCGGGCCTTCGGGTACTTCGGGGCGATCGTGGGGCTGGCGACGGCGATCGGGCCGCTGGTCGGCGGGCTGTTGATCGCCGCCGGCGGGGAGGAGCACGGCTGGCGCTGGGTGTTCTTCTTGAACCTGCCGATCGGGGTCGTGGCGTTCATACTCGCGCTGCGGCTGATACCCGGATGCGTCGGGTGCGGGCGGGACTTGGCGAAGGGGCGCATCGACTGGGTCGGTGTGCTGCTTCTCGGCGGCTCGGTCGTCGCGATCATGCTGCCGCTGGTGCAGGAGCAGCAGTGGACGGGCCGCGGCAAGTGGTGGCTGGTGGTGCTGGGGGTGCTGCTGATCATCGCCTTCGCGCAGTGGGAGCGCAGGGTCGCGGCCTCCGGGCACATGCCGCTGGTCCCGCCGGCCCTGGTGCGCATCCGCTCCTACACCCGCGGCAGCGTGCTCGGCCTGCTCTACTTCGCCGGCTTCACCACCATCTTCTTCATCTTCACGCTCTTCGTGCAGAACGGCCTGCACTACAGCGCCCTGGAAGCGGGCCTGGCCACCACCCCCTTCGCCATCGGCTCGGCGGTCAGTGCCACCCTCGGCGGACGCCTGGTCGGCAAGCACGGCCGCCCGCTGGTCATCCTCGGCATCGTCCTGGTGGCGCTGGGCACCGCGGCCGCGATCCTGGTCGTGCACTGGGTCGACGGACGCGCCGCCGGCGTGGCCACGGCCGGCCCGCTGCTGGTCGCCGGGGTGGGCTCCGGCCTGGTCATCGCGCCGAACCTCGCGCTGTCCCTGTCGGAGGTCCCGGTGAGCCGGGCCGGCACCGCCGGCGGCGTCATGCAGACGGCGCAGCGCCTGGGCTCCGCGCTCGGCATCGCCAGCGTCGGCGCGGTGTTCTTCAGCCGCGTCAGCCAGGGCAAGGGCTTCGCCAACGCCTTCCAGGCCGGCGCGGTCGTGGCGATCTGCTTCGAGCTCGCCGCGCTGGTGGTCGGGATCGCCGACTGGCGCAGCCGCAAGGCCGAACAGGGCACGCCGGAAGCGCCGAGCAGGCCCCCGGCGACCGAGGGCTGA
- a CDS encoding type II toxin-antitoxin system Phd/YefM family antitoxin: protein MADTYTVTEARAHLGEVVNKARHGGKVIEITQHGKPAAFVISPELLSYYRKLEDEYDIAEAHRIKADGEPSVPHAEVAARFGLRPDGRPA from the coding sequence ATGGCTGACACTTACACCGTGACCGAAGCCCGCGCCCACCTCGGCGAGGTCGTCAACAAGGCCCGCCACGGTGGCAAAGTCATCGAGATCACGCAGCACGGCAAGCCTGCCGCCTTCGTGATAAGCCCTGAACTGCTGTCCTATTACCGAAAACTTGAAGACGAGTACGACATCGCCGAGGCCCACCGGATCAAGGCGGATGGCGAGCCGTCCGTCCCCCACGCCGAGGTCGCGGCTCGATTCGGGCTCAGGCCTGACGGGCGTCCTGCGTGA